One Fusarium oxysporum f. sp. lycopersici 4287 supercont2.44 genomic scaffold, whole genome shotgun sequence genomic window carries:
- a CDS encoding bloom syndrome protein has protein sequence MALTATATQNVIVDIRHNLGMDNCQAFSQSFNRPNLHYEVEVQTSWQQGQVKIVVATIAFGMGIDKPDVRFIIHHGLPKTLEGYYQETGRAGRDGDPSNCNLFYGKQDIRTLKKLIADTGLIFEQREFSEYAIAAIRVIQAQRRITAVQCANILIGRKYPPYEARHSDDWYGMAKSLKKHKLVRVLDKLLAEKAFHENNQVGNHGMAIQYLKLGSIYRLFLSGQRKLMLSIQVPEVGATNKSSKPPSKQASKKPKD, from the exons ATGGCTCTCACAGCCACCGCGACACAGAACGTCATCGTCGACATCAGGCACAATCTCGGAATGGACAACTGTCAAGCGTTCTCACAAAGCTTCAATCGTCCAAATCTACACTACGAGGTTGAGGTACAAACTTCCTGGCAGCAGGGCCAGGTCAAGATTGTCGTTGCAACAATTGCGTTCGGCATGGGCATCGACAAACCAGACGTGAGGTTTATCATACACCACGGACTTCCAAAAACCTTAGAAGGATACTATCAGGAGACGGGTCGCGCAGGCAGAGACGGAGATCCCTCCAATTGCAATCTTTTCTATGGCAAGCAGGATATAAGGACCCTAAAGAAGTTAATCGCTGATA CTGGTTTGATCTTTGAGCAGCGAGAGTTTTCTGAGTATGCCATAGCGGCCATCCGGGTTATTCAGGCGCAGAGGCGAATTACAGCGGTGCAATGCGCCAATATCCTCATAGGGAGGAAGTATCCCCCCTATGAGGCACGTCACTCAGATGACTGGTACGGAATGGCAAAGAGCCTTAAGAAGCATAAGCTTGTTCGAGTACTCGACAAACTGTTAGCCGAGAAGGCATTTCATGAGAATAACCAAGTCGGAAATCATGGCATGGCAATCCAGTATTTGAAACTTGGATCGATATACCGCCTGTTTCTCTCAGGGCAACGGAAGCTCATGTTATCGATTCAAGTGCCGGAAGTGGGCGCGACTAACAAGTCTTCCAAGCCCCCATCAAAGCAAGCCAGCAAGAAGCCGAAGGATTAG
- a CDS encoding bloom syndrome protein codes for MALNGYANDRFMVNDDEDEEAFEELPEHQPLKSPSRSPGLPISISAELEDLNEIHRDIIDGFVQEAKVAEEKIRKRKGLRSPLFTKKEL; via the coding sequence ATGGCTTTGAACGGCTATGCGAATGATAGGTTCATGGTaaatgatgacgaggatgaagaggccTTTGAAGAGCTGCCTGAACACCAACCACTGAAGTCGCCCTCGCGATCGCCTGGGCTTCCAATATCCATCAGTGCCGAGTTGGAGGACTTAAACGAAATACACCGGGATATTATCGACGGTTTCGTCCAGGAAGCAAAGGTAGCAGAGGAGAAAATCCGAAAGCGGAAAGGGCTCAGATCACCACTGTTCACCAAGAAGGAGCTCTAG